One Primulina huaijiensis isolate GDHJ02 chromosome 5, ASM1229523v2, whole genome shotgun sequence DNA segment encodes these proteins:
- the LOC140977297 gene encoding calcium-dependent protein kinase 20-like: protein MGNTCVGPNLGEKGFLQSVTAAVWKTRQPETLPPPNQEQEASSAKNKNVNKNSDSPVSPEIKISDSCQSCVQSAPPTPIKIAAEEAYFVDPQNLVNPEVKAGDHSNTNTNDASNKPKDGTKHNKPTHIKRVSSVGLQVESVLQRKTENLKEIYSLGKKLGQGQFGTTYLCVDKVTNKEFACKSIPKRKLTTEEDVEDVRREIQIMHHLAGHPNVISIVGAYEDAMAVHVVMELCAGGELFDRIIQRGHYTERKAAELARIIVGVVEACHSLGVMHRDLKPENFLFVNEQEESPLKTIDFGLSMFFKPGETFSDVVGSPYYVAPEVLRKHYGPECDVWSAGVIIYILLCGVPPFWDESEQGIFEQVLKGELDFISDPWPDISESAKDLVRKMLVRDPKMRLSAYQVLCHPWVQVDGEAPDKPLDSAVLSRLKQFSAMNKLKKIAIRVIAESLSEEEIAGLKELFKMIDADNSGQITLEELKNGLERVGADLKETEIVGLMQAADIDNSGTIDYGEFVAAMLNLNKVQREDHLFAAFSYFDKDGGGYITRDELQLACEQFGLGDVHLEEIICEVDQDNDGRIDYSEFVAMMQDTGFGKKGLKTV from the exons ATGGGGAATACATGTGTAGGTCCAAACTTGGGCGAAAAAGGCTTCTTACAATCCGTGACAGCTGCCGTGTGGAAAACTCGGCAGCCGGAGACCCTTCCGCCTCCAAATCAAGAACAAGAAGCCAGCAGTGCTAAAAACAAGAATGTCAATAAAAACAGTGACAGCCCAGTGAGTCCAGAGATCAAAATCTCTGATTCCTGTCAGTCTTGTGTACAAAGCGCCCCGCCAACGCCAATTAAAATTGCAGCTGAGGAAGCTTACTTCGTGGATCCCCAAAATCTGGTAAATCCAGAGGTGAAGGCCGGTGATCATAGTAATACAAATACTAATGACGCCAGTAACAAGCCGAAAGATGGGACGAAACATAATAAGCCTACTCATATCAAGAGAGTGTCGAGTGTAGGACTGCAAGTTGAATCAGTTTTACAACGAAAAACAGAAAATCTAAAAGAGATATATAGTTTAGGGAAGAAGTTAGGACAAGGGCAATTTGGAACAACATATTTATGTGTGGATAAGGTAACCAACAAAGAGTTTGCCTGCAAATCTATTCCAAAGAGGAAGTTAACTACAGAGGAGGATGTGGAGGATGTTAGGAGAGAAATTCAGATAATGCACCACTTGGCTGGACATCCTAATGTAATATCTATTGTAGGAGCTTATGAGGATGCCATGGCTGTTCATGTTGTAATGGAGCTTTGTGCGGGAGGAGAACTATTTGACAGGATCATACAAAGGGGCCATTATACAGAAAGAAAGGCCGCGGAGCTTGCCAGGATAATAGTTGGTGTTGTGGAAGCGTGTCATTCCTTGGGGGTTATGCATAGAGACTTGAAACCTGAGAATTTTCTTTTCGTGAACGAGCAAGAGGAGTCACCTCTTAAGACCATTGACTTTGGGCTTTCAATGTTTTTTAAACCTG GTGAAACATTTTCTGATGTGGTTGGGAGCCCGTACTATGTAGCCCCCGAGGTGTTAAGGAAGCACTATGGCCCAGAATGTGATGTCTGGAGTGCAGGAGTTATTATTTACATTTTGCTGTGTGGAGTTCCACCATTTTGGGATG AATCGGAACAAGGAATATTCGAGCAGGTTCTGAAGGGGGAGCTCGACTTTATATCAGATCCTTGGCCTGATATATCCGAAAGTGCAAAAGATCTAGTCAGAAAAATGCTTGTGCGAGATCCCAAGATGCGGCTATCAGCCTATCAAGTTCTTT GCCATCCATGGGTACAAGTTGATGGCGAAGCTCCAGATAAGCCTCTTGATTCAGCTGTTCTCTCTCGTTTGAAGCAATTTTCTGCCATGAATAAACTCAAGAAGATAGCCATCAGG GTTATAGCTGAGAGTCTCTCAGAGGAGGAGATTGCTGGGCTAAAGGAACTATTTAAAATGATAGATGCAGATAACAGTGGACAGATCACTCTCGAAGAACTGAAAAACGGTTTGGAAAGAGTTGGTGCCGATCTGAAAGAGACTGAAATAGTTGGCCTGATGCAAGCT GCTGATATTGATAATAGTGGAACCATAGATTATGGAGAATTTGTAGCAGCGATGCTGAATCTAAACAAAGTTCAGAGAGAAGATCACTTGTTTGCAGCTTTTTCGTATTTTGACAAAGACGGCGGTGGTTATATCACACGGGATGAGCTCCAACTGGCTTGTGAGCAATTTGGTCTAGGAGATGTTCACCTGGAAGAAATAATATGCGAAGTTGATCAGGATAAT GATGGTCGGATTGACTACAGTGAATTCGTGGCCATGATGCAAGACACTGGTTTTGGAAAGAAGGGACTCAAAACGGTCTAA
- the LOC140977296 gene encoding prolycopene isomerase, chloroplastic-like isoform X1, translating into MGSVWALTSRTPTMDILDFGFSNSHRFSTNSKSNPLFGFGDQKPRNLCQNAFRFNSLKTQNCCDHQLHKLKFGGGMAEQMKRFYLFRLKAGVDVDKTMEDVGSLVGDANSSFYDAIVIGSGIGGLVAATQLAVKGAKVLVLEKYVIPGGSSGFYQRDGFTFDVGSSVMFGFSDKGNLNLITQALEAVGCKMQVIPDPTTVHYHLPNSLSIQVHKEYDKFIAELVSKFPHEKEGILKFYGDCWKIFNALNSLELKSLEEPIYLFGQFFKKPLECLTLAYYLPQNAGNIARKYINDPELLSFIDAECFIVSTVNAMQTPIINAAMVLCDRHFGGINYPVGGVGEIAKSLAKGLVNQGSEILYKANVTNIIIENGKAVGVNLSDGRQFFAKTIISNATRWDTFGKLLKLEDLPEEEARFQRSYIKAPSFLSIHMGVKAHVLPPNTDCHHFVLEDDWKNLEEPYGSVFLSIPTVLDASLAPEGNHILHIFTTSSIEDWEGVSRKVYETKKELVSEKIISRLEKKLFPGIKSSIVFMEVGTPKTHRRYLARDSGTYGPMPRGTPKGLLGMPFNTTAVEGLYCVGDSCFPGQGVIAVAFSGVMCAHRVAADIGFEKKNIVLDVALLRLLGWLRTFA; encoded by the exons ATGGGATCGGTCTGGGCTCTGACAAGTCGAACGCCAACTATGGATATCTTGGATTTTGGGTTTTCGAATTCTCACCGGTTCAGCACTAACAGCAAGAGTAATCCTTTGTTCGGCTTTGGCGACCAAAAACCAAGAAACCTATGCCAGAATGCATTCCGTTTTAACTCGTTGAAGACCCAGAATTGCTGTGATCACCAGCTTCATAAGTTGAAATTTGGGGGTGGGATGGCTGAACAGATGAAAAGATTCTACCTTTTTAGGTTAAAAGCAGGCGTAGACGTAGATAAAACAATGGAAGATGTGGGTAGTCTTGTTGGTGATGCAAATAGTTCTTTTTATGACGCCATTGTTATAGGTTCTGGAATTGGTGGATTGGTGGCAGCTACTCAGCTGGCTGTGAAAGGTGCCAAAGTCTTGGTTCTGGAGAAGTACGTGATTCCTGGGGGAAGCTCTGGGTTTTACCAGAGGGATGGATTCACTTTTGATGTTGGTTCATCAGTGATGTTTGGTTTCAGTGATAAG GGGAATCTTAACTTGATTACTCAAGCACTGGAAGCTGTTGGATGTAAGATGCAAGTGATACCTGATCCTACCACTGTTCACTATCATTTACCCAACAGCCTTTCCATCCAAGTACACAAAGAGTATGACAAATTTATTGCGGAACTTGTCAGTAAATTTCCCCACGAGAAAGAGGGGATTCTTAAATTTTATGGTGACTGCTGGAAG ATTTTCAATGCGTTAAATTCACTGGAATTGAAATCCTTGGAGGAGCCAATCTACCTGTTTGGACAATTTTTTAAGAAGCCACTTGAATGCTTGACTCTAG CTTACTATCTGCCCCAGAATGCGGGTAACATAGCTCGAAAGTACATCAACGATCCCGAGTTGCTGTCCTTTATTGATGCAGAG TGTTTTATAGTCAGCACTGTTAATGCTATGCAGACACCAATTATCAACGCAGCCATG GTTTTGTGTGACAGACATTTCGGGGGAATCAACTATCCTGTTGGAGGAGTTGGAGAAATCGCTAAGTCATTAGCAAAAGGCTTGGTTAACCAGGGGAGTGAGATACTATACAAGGCAAATGTAACAAATATAATAATCGAAAATGGAAAAGCA GTGGGGGTGAATCTGTCAGATGGGAGGCAATTCTTTGCAAAGACCATAATATCGAATGCTACTAGATGGGATACATTTG gCAAGCTCTTAAAACTGGAAGATTTGCCGGAAGAAGAAGCAAGATTTCAAAGATCATATATTAAAGCTCCATCGTTTTTGTCTATACATATGGGAGTTAAAGCTCATGTTTTGCCACCAAATACTGACTGTCACCATTTTGTCCTTGAG GATGATTGGAAAAATTTAGAAGAACCTTATGGAAGTGTATTTTTGAGCATCCCAACCGTTCTTGATGCATCGTTGGCTCCAGAAGGAAACCACATTCTTCACATTTTCACAACTTCTTCCATAGAAGACTGGGAG GGCGTATCTCGGAAAGTCTACGAGACAAAGAAGGAACTTGTGTCCGAAAAAATAATAAGCAGGCTTGAGAAAAAATTGTTCCCAGGGATCAAGTCATCGATTGTTTTTATGGAG GTAGGGACACCTAAGACACATAGGCGATACCTGGCTCGGGATAGTGGCACATATGGTCCAATGCCTCGTGGTACTCCAAAGGGATTATTAGGAATGCCATTTAACACAACT GCCGTAGAGGGTCTGTATTGTGTGGGCGATAGTTGCTTTCCAGGTCAAGGCGTTATAGCCGTTGCTTTTTCTGGAGTAATGTGTGCACATCGAGTAGCAGCTGATATAG gatttgagaagaaaaatatCGTACTTGATGTCGCTCTTCTTCGATTACTTGGTTGGTTAAGGACATTTGCATGA
- the LOC140977296 gene encoding prolycopene isomerase, chloroplastic-like isoform X3 yields MERVLAWFFLCYLGNLNLITQALEAVGCKMQVIPDPTTVHYHLPNSLSIQVHKEYDKFIAELVSKFPHEKEGILKFYGDCWKIFNALNSLELKSLEEPIYLFGQFFKKPLECLTLAYYLPQNAGNIARKYINDPELLSFIDAECFIVSTVNAMQTPIINAAMVLCDRHFGGINYPVGGVGEIAKSLAKGLVNQGSEILYKANVTNIIIENGKAVGVNLSDGRQFFAKTIISNATRWDTFGKLLKLEDLPEEEARFQRSYIKAPSFLSIHMGVKAHVLPPNTDCHHFVLEDDWKNLEEPYGSVFLSIPTVLDASLAPEGNHILHIFTTSSIEDWEGVSRKVYETKKELVSEKIISRLEKKLFPGIKSSIVFMEVGTPKTHRRYLARDSGTYGPMPRGTPKGLLGMPFNTTAVEGLYCVGDSCFPGQGVIAVAFSGVMCAHRVAADIGFEKKNIVLDVALLRLLGWLRTFA; encoded by the exons ATGGAAAGAGTTTTGGCATGGTTTTTCTTATGCTATCTG GGGAATCTTAACTTGATTACTCAAGCACTGGAAGCTGTTGGATGTAAGATGCAAGTGATACCTGATCCTACCACTGTTCACTATCATTTACCCAACAGCCTTTCCATCCAAGTACACAAAGAGTATGACAAATTTATTGCGGAACTTGTCAGTAAATTTCCCCACGAGAAAGAGGGGATTCTTAAATTTTATGGTGACTGCTGGAAG ATTTTCAATGCGTTAAATTCACTGGAATTGAAATCCTTGGAGGAGCCAATCTACCTGTTTGGACAATTTTTTAAGAAGCCACTTGAATGCTTGACTCTAG CTTACTATCTGCCCCAGAATGCGGGTAACATAGCTCGAAAGTACATCAACGATCCCGAGTTGCTGTCCTTTATTGATGCAGAG TGTTTTATAGTCAGCACTGTTAATGCTATGCAGACACCAATTATCAACGCAGCCATG GTTTTGTGTGACAGACATTTCGGGGGAATCAACTATCCTGTTGGAGGAGTTGGAGAAATCGCTAAGTCATTAGCAAAAGGCTTGGTTAACCAGGGGAGTGAGATACTATACAAGGCAAATGTAACAAATATAATAATCGAAAATGGAAAAGCA GTGGGGGTGAATCTGTCAGATGGGAGGCAATTCTTTGCAAAGACCATAATATCGAATGCTACTAGATGGGATACATTTG gCAAGCTCTTAAAACTGGAAGATTTGCCGGAAGAAGAAGCAAGATTTCAAAGATCATATATTAAAGCTCCATCGTTTTTGTCTATACATATGGGAGTTAAAGCTCATGTTTTGCCACCAAATACTGACTGTCACCATTTTGTCCTTGAG GATGATTGGAAAAATTTAGAAGAACCTTATGGAAGTGTATTTTTGAGCATCCCAACCGTTCTTGATGCATCGTTGGCTCCAGAAGGAAACCACATTCTTCACATTTTCACAACTTCTTCCATAGAAGACTGGGAG GGCGTATCTCGGAAAGTCTACGAGACAAAGAAGGAACTTGTGTCCGAAAAAATAATAAGCAGGCTTGAGAAAAAATTGTTCCCAGGGATCAAGTCATCGATTGTTTTTATGGAG GTAGGGACACCTAAGACACATAGGCGATACCTGGCTCGGGATAGTGGCACATATGGTCCAATGCCTCGTGGTACTCCAAAGGGATTATTAGGAATGCCATTTAACACAACT GCCGTAGAGGGTCTGTATTGTGTGGGCGATAGTTGCTTTCCAGGTCAAGGCGTTATAGCCGTTGCTTTTTCTGGAGTAATGTGTGCACATCGAGTAGCAGCTGATATAG gatttgagaagaaaaatatCGTACTTGATGTCGCTCTTCTTCGATTACTTGGTTGGTTAAGGACATTTGCATGA
- the LOC140977296 gene encoding prolycopene isomerase, chloroplastic-like isoform X2 codes for MGSVWALTSRTPTMDILDFGFSNSHRFSTNSKSNPLFGFGDQKPRNLCQNAFRFNSLKTQNCCDHQLHKLKFGGGMAEQMKRFYLFRLKAGVDVDKTMEDVGSLVGDANSSFYDAIVIGSGIGGLVAATQLAVKGAKVLVLEKYVIPGGSSGFYQRDGFTFDVGSSVMFGFSDKGNLNLITQALEAVGCKMQVIPDPTTVHYHLPNSLSIQVHKEYDKFIAELVSKFPHEKEGILKFYGDCWKIFNALNSLELKSLEEPIYLFGQFFKKPLECLTLAYYLPQNAGNIARKYINDPELLSFIDAECFIVSTVNAMQTPIINAAMVLCDRHFGGINYPVGGVGEIAKSLAKGLVNQGSEILYKANVTNIIIENGKAVGVNLSDGRQFFAKTIISNATRWDTFGKLLKLEDLPEEEARFQRSYIKAPSFLSIHMGVKAHVLPPNTDCHHFVLEDDWKNLEEPYGSVFLSIPTVLDASLAPEGNHILHIFTTSSIEDWEGVSRKVYETKKELVSEKIISRLEKKLFPGIKSSIVFMEKSGHFRFHMRRCFQI; via the exons ATGGGATCGGTCTGGGCTCTGACAAGTCGAACGCCAACTATGGATATCTTGGATTTTGGGTTTTCGAATTCTCACCGGTTCAGCACTAACAGCAAGAGTAATCCTTTGTTCGGCTTTGGCGACCAAAAACCAAGAAACCTATGCCAGAATGCATTCCGTTTTAACTCGTTGAAGACCCAGAATTGCTGTGATCACCAGCTTCATAAGTTGAAATTTGGGGGTGGGATGGCTGAACAGATGAAAAGATTCTACCTTTTTAGGTTAAAAGCAGGCGTAGACGTAGATAAAACAATGGAAGATGTGGGTAGTCTTGTTGGTGATGCAAATAGTTCTTTTTATGACGCCATTGTTATAGGTTCTGGAATTGGTGGATTGGTGGCAGCTACTCAGCTGGCTGTGAAAGGTGCCAAAGTCTTGGTTCTGGAGAAGTACGTGATTCCTGGGGGAAGCTCTGGGTTTTACCAGAGGGATGGATTCACTTTTGATGTTGGTTCATCAGTGATGTTTGGTTTCAGTGATAAG GGGAATCTTAACTTGATTACTCAAGCACTGGAAGCTGTTGGATGTAAGATGCAAGTGATACCTGATCCTACCACTGTTCACTATCATTTACCCAACAGCCTTTCCATCCAAGTACACAAAGAGTATGACAAATTTATTGCGGAACTTGTCAGTAAATTTCCCCACGAGAAAGAGGGGATTCTTAAATTTTATGGTGACTGCTGGAAG ATTTTCAATGCGTTAAATTCACTGGAATTGAAATCCTTGGAGGAGCCAATCTACCTGTTTGGACAATTTTTTAAGAAGCCACTTGAATGCTTGACTCTAG CTTACTATCTGCCCCAGAATGCGGGTAACATAGCTCGAAAGTACATCAACGATCCCGAGTTGCTGTCCTTTATTGATGCAGAG TGTTTTATAGTCAGCACTGTTAATGCTATGCAGACACCAATTATCAACGCAGCCATG GTTTTGTGTGACAGACATTTCGGGGGAATCAACTATCCTGTTGGAGGAGTTGGAGAAATCGCTAAGTCATTAGCAAAAGGCTTGGTTAACCAGGGGAGTGAGATACTATACAAGGCAAATGTAACAAATATAATAATCGAAAATGGAAAAGCA GTGGGGGTGAATCTGTCAGATGGGAGGCAATTCTTTGCAAAGACCATAATATCGAATGCTACTAGATGGGATACATTTG gCAAGCTCTTAAAACTGGAAGATTTGCCGGAAGAAGAAGCAAGATTTCAAAGATCATATATTAAAGCTCCATCGTTTTTGTCTATACATATGGGAGTTAAAGCTCATGTTTTGCCACCAAATACTGACTGTCACCATTTTGTCCTTGAG GATGATTGGAAAAATTTAGAAGAACCTTATGGAAGTGTATTTTTGAGCATCCCAACCGTTCTTGATGCATCGTTGGCTCCAGAAGGAAACCACATTCTTCACATTTTCACAACTTCTTCCATAGAAGACTGGGAG GGCGTATCTCGGAAAGTCTACGAGACAAAGAAGGAACTTGTGTCCGAAAAAATAATAAGCAGGCTTGAGAAAAAATTGTTCCCAGGGATCAAGTCATCGATTGTTTTTATGGAG AAATCTGGACACTTCAGGTTCCATATGAGGCGTTGCTTCCAAATATGA
- the LOC140977298 gene encoding sucrose-phosphatase 2-like, whose protein sequence is MPPSLTLPLFRFPSSANIPISSPFFLARFSSTTVTAVTQIEPNLRISMDRLSGAARLMIVSDLDHTMVDHHDPENLSLLRFNGLWESNYRENSLLVFSTGRSPTLYKELRKEKPLLTPDITILSVGTEITYGNSMVPDEGWVEFLNHKWDRNIVSEETKKFPELKLQSETEQRLHKVSFYVQKDKAREIMKALSTLLEERGLDVKIIYSGGIDLDILPQGAGKGQALAYLLKKFKSEGKMPDNTLVCGDSGNDAELFSIPDVHGVMVSNAQEELLQWHAANAKGNPKIIHATERCAAGIIQAIDHFNLGPSTSPRDDTDLSSSKMENFDPAYEVVKFYMFYERWRRAEVQSSELYLANLKAVCSPSGIFIHPSGIEQSLHDCVNLLKTCYGDKQGKNFRVWVDQVLPVQIGSDSWLVKFKKWEQFGEERKCCLTTVLLSSKDMSVAQGLTWIHVHQTWFDGEGQKDHSNWLF, encoded by the exons ATGCCACCATCTCTCACACTCCCGTTGTTCCGCTTTCCTTCCTCTGCGAATATTCCAATTTCGTCGCCTTTCTTCCTCGCTCGCTTCTCTTCCACCACCGTCACCGCTGTTACTCAG ATTGAACCTAACCTTAGGATAAGCATGGACAGGCTTTCTGGCGCTGCACGTCTAATGattgtctcggatcttgaccataCGATG GTTGACCATCATGATCCTGAGAACCTCTCGCTTCTTAGATTCAATGGCTTGTGGGAATCCAATTATCGTGAAAATTCCTTGTTGGTGTTTTCAACTGGAAGGTCACCCACACTATACAAGGAGCTAAGGAAAGAGAAGCCGCTGCTAACCCCTGATATCACAATATTGTCAGTTGGAACAGAAATAACATATGGAAACTCTATGGTACCAGATGAAGGCTGGGTTGaattcttaaatcataaatggGACAGAAACATTGTATCTGAAGAGACCAAAAAATTTCCTGAACTTAAACTTCAG TCGGAAACAGAGCAACGGTTACACAAAGTAAGCTTTTATGTTCAGAAAGACAAGGCTCGGGAGATTATGAAGGCTCTTTCAACGCTCTTGGAAGAACGTGGG TTGgatgtcaaaattatttataGTGGGGGAATAGACCTCGACATATTGCCACAAGGTGCTGGCAAAGGGCAGGCACTTGCTTATTTGCTTAAAAAGTTCAAGTCTGAGGGAAAAATGCCAGACAATACACTTGTTTGTGGCGACTCTGGAAATGATGCTGAACTCTTTAGCATTCCAGATGTACACGGTGTCATG GTCAGTAATGCCCAGGAAGAATTATTGCAGTGGCATGCTGCCAATGCAAAGGGTAATCCTAAAATTATACATGCAACGGAGAGATGTGCGGCTGGTATTATACAAGCTATTGATCATTTTAACCTTGGTCCAAGTACATCTCCCAGAGATGATACGGATCTGTCCAGCTCTAAGATGGAGAACTTTGATCCTGCTTATGAAGTTGTgaaattttacatgttttatgaGAGATGGAGACGTGCTGAAGTTCAAAGCTCGGAGCTGTATTTGGCAAATCTGAAAGCTGTTTGT TCACCATCCGGGATTTTCATTCATCCATCTGGCATCGAGCAATCTCTCCATGACTGTGTAAACTTGCTTAAAACGTGTTACGGTGATAAACAAGGGAAAAATTTCCGGGTTTGGGTGGATCAGGTTTTACCCGTACAGATTGGTTCAGACTCGTGGCTTGTCAAATTCAAGAAATGGGAGCAATTTG GAGAAGAGCGAAAATGTTGTCTCACCACTGTTTTGTTGAGCTCTAAG GATATGAGTGTTGCACAAGGGCTTACTTGGATCCATGTCCACCAGACATGGTTTGATGGGGAAGGGCAAAAAGATCATTCAAACTGGCTATTCTAG